One region of Bubalus kerabau isolate K-KA32 ecotype Philippines breed swamp buffalo chromosome 6, PCC_UOA_SB_1v2, whole genome shotgun sequence genomic DNA includes:
- the LOC129656298 gene encoding LOW QUALITY PROTEIN: succinyl-CoA:3-ketoacid coenzyme A transferase 2, mitochondrial-like (The sequence of the model RefSeq protein was modified relative to this genomic sequence to represent the inferred CDS: inserted 2 bases in 2 codons) codes for MAALRLLASVLGRRVPAGRSGRALAKGGACGFACSARARARFYTDPVKAVGDITDGSRIMIGGFGLCGIPENLIGALLKTRVKDLTVVSSNVGVESFGLGLLLGTKQITRIVCSYLGENSLCEHQYLAGELELEITPQGTLAERIRAGGAGVPAFYTPTAXGTLVQEGGAPIRYLPDGHIAILSQPREVREFHGQHYLLEHAITADFALVKGWKADLAGNVIFRASARNFNVPMCKAARTSVVEVEEIVDVGSFAPEDIHVPSIYVDRIIQGEKYEKKIERLTVQKEDDEICTSSDNIRTRIIKRAALEFEDGMYANLGIGIPLLAPNYISPNITVHLHSENGILGLGPFPLKEKVDSDLINAGXTVALLPGGSFFSSDESFAMIRGGHINLTLLGAMQVSKYGDLANWMIPGKKVKGMGGAMDLMSSSKTRVVVTMEHCNKANEPKIVEKCTMPLTGKQCVDRIITEKAVFDVHKKTGLTLIALWDGLTVEDIKKSMGSPFAVSPSLRPMQQVKM; via the exons ATGGCGGCCCTGCGGCTCCTGGCGTCGGTGCTCGGGCGCCGGGTCCCCGCCGGCCGCTCGGGGCGCGCGCTGGCGAAGGGTGGCGCGTGCGGCTTCGCCTGCAGCGCCCGCGCGCGCGCCAGGTTCTACACGGACCCGGTGAAGGCCGTGGGAGACATCACTGATGGCTCGAGGATCATGATCGGGGGCTTCGGGCTCTGCGGCATCCCGGAGAACCTGATAGGGGCGCTGCTGAAGACCCGCGTGAAGGACTTGACAGTGGTCAGCAGCAACGTGGGGGTGGAGAGCTTCGGTCTCGGCCTTTTACTGGGGACCAAGCAGATCACCCGCATCGTCTGCTCCTACCTGGGGGAGAACTCGCTCTGTGAGCACCAGTACCTGGCGGGTGAGCTGGAGCTGGAGATCACGCCCCAGGGCACCCTGGCCGAGCGCATCCGCGCAGGGGGCGCCGGTGTGCCCGCCTTCTACACCCCCACAG TAGGGACCTTGGTCCAGGAGGGAGGCGCACCCATCAGGTACTTACCAGACGGCCACATCGCCATCCTCAGCCAGCCCAGGGAGGTGAGGGAGTTCCATGGGCAGCACTACCTGCTGGAACACGCCATCACCGCTGATTTTGCTTTGGTGAAAGGGTGGAAGGCGGACCTGGCAGGAAATGTCATCTTCAGGGCCAGTGCCAGGAACTTCAATGTGCCCATGTGCAAAGCCGCCAGAACCTCCGTGGTGGAGGTTGAAGAAATTGTGGACGTGGGGTCCTTTGCCCCAGAAGACATCCATGTTCCTAGCATTTATGTAGATCGCATAATACAGGgggaaaaatatgagaaaaaaattgagCGTTTAACCGTCCAGAAAGAGGATGATGAAATTTGCACGTCTTCAGATAACATAAGGACACGGATCATCAAGCGGGCAGCTCTTGAATTTGAGGACGGCATGTATGCCAATCTGGGCATCGGCATCCCTCTCCTGGCCCCCAACTACATCAGCCCCAACATCACCGTGCACCTTCACAGTGAGAACGGGATCTTGGGCTTGGGTCCCTTTCCATTAAAAGAGAAGGTGGACTCGGACCTCATCAACGCGG AGACAGTCGCCCTTCTTCCCGGGGGCTCTTTTTTCTCCAGTGATGAATCATTTGCCATGATTCGAGGAGGACACATCAACCTGACCTTGCTGGGAGCCATGCAGGTTTCCAAATACGGTGACCTGGCTAACTGGATGATACCCGGCAAGAAGGTGAAAGGCATGGGGGGTGCGATGGATCTGATGTCCAGTTCCAAGACGCGAGTGGTAGTCACCATGGAGCACTGCAACAAGGCCAACGAACCCAAGATCGTGGAGAAGTGCACCATGCCACTGACTGGGAAGCAGTGCGTGGACCGAATCATCACCGAGAAGGCCGTGTTTGACGTGCATAAGAAGACAGGGCTGACCCTGATTGCGCTCTGGGACGGCCTAACAGTGGAGGACATCAAAAAGAGCATGGGGAGCCCCTTTGCCGTCTCCCCGAGCCTCAGACCCATGCAGCAGGTCAAAATGTAG